In a single window of the Bacillus mycoides genome:
- a CDS encoding C40 family peptidase gives MKKVGTAFLTTLFIFSSFTSVNAEEKKDSKAFIDVSAATLWTAPDSLRPIDAPSATNPVDLWKWTKSMTLDEKLWLTSANKLETQALLGQEVTVIDKKGDWVKVLVHGQPTPRNEEGYPGWMPEKQLTYNQEFADKTNEAFVLVTKPTAIVYINPSEKHKSLEVSYNTRLPLLSEDTISYRVLLPNGQKAWLRKNDGTVYHSQNDIPTPTADDLINTGKMFLGLPYIWAGTSGFGFDCSGFTHTIYKSHGITIPRDSGPQSKAGIAVDKENLQKGDLIFFAHNQGKGSVHHVAMYIGDGNMIHSPKAERSVEIIPLNTPGYIEEYAGARRYLP, from the coding sequence ATGAAAAAAGTAGGAACTGCATTTTTAACAACTTTATTTATATTTTCATCGTTTACTTCGGTGAATGCTGAAGAGAAGAAGGATAGTAAAGCATTTATAGATGTATCTGCTGCAACGTTATGGACTGCACCAGATTCATTACGACCAATTGATGCACCGAGTGCGACAAATCCAGTTGATTTATGGAAGTGGACGAAATCAATGACGCTAGATGAGAAGCTTTGGTTAACGAGTGCAAATAAATTAGAAACGCAAGCGCTACTCGGTCAAGAAGTAACAGTAATTGATAAAAAAGGTGATTGGGTAAAAGTACTAGTGCACGGACAGCCAACGCCGCGAAATGAAGAAGGGTATCCAGGGTGGATGCCTGAAAAACAATTAACGTATAATCAGGAATTTGCAGATAAAACAAACGAAGCTTTTGTATTAGTAACGAAACCGACAGCAATTGTATATATTAACCCTTCTGAAAAACATAAATCGCTAGAAGTCAGTTATAATACGCGTTTACCGCTATTAAGTGAAGATACGATCTCATACCGCGTATTGTTGCCAAATGGTCAGAAGGCGTGGCTACGGAAAAATGATGGAACTGTTTACCATTCTCAAAATGATATTCCGACTCCAACCGCTGATGACTTAATAAACACCGGAAAAATGTTTTTAGGATTACCGTATATATGGGCTGGTACAAGTGGTTTTGGATTTGATTGCTCTGGATTTACACATACGATTTATAAATCACATGGCATTACAATACCGAGGGATTCTGGGCCACAATCAAAAGCAGGAATTGCGGTTGATAAAGAAAACCTACAAAAGGGCGATTTAATATTCTTTGCACATAATCAAGGAAAAGGTAGTGTTCATCACGTTGCCATGTATATTGGTGATGGAAATATGATTCACTCTCCAAAGGCTGAAAGATCGGTAGAAATTATACCGCTAAATACACCAGGATATATAGAAGAATACGCTGGTGCTCGTCGTTACTTACCTTAA
- a CDS encoding peptide ABC transporter substrate-binding protein: MKKVVRYSLVSTLLVSSFLVGCAKEKTATKPKDEKKVLQLLETGEIPSLNSGKVTDAVSFNVLNNVMEGLFRLSKNDEVIQAGAQKYEVSKDGKTYTFHLRDAKWSNGDPVTAHDYVYAWKQLINPDTASQYAYIAYDVKNAEKINKKQLGLEELGVKAKDDKTFVVELEHPVPYFTKLLILPSFYPINEKYAKEQGDKYGLEANKAIYNGPFTLSEWKHEASFTMKKNDKYWDKKEVKLDEVNYQIVKEISTAVNLYETDKVDRAVISTEFVDKYKNNKELKQYTDPVMYFFRFNENVPILKNKNARLALSTVFDKKGLATSFLNDGSVAANYYVPKGFLKGPDKKDFRSTAGEFNKTDVKQAKEYWEKAKQETGTNEVTLELLNYDLENFKKVGEYIKEQLEKNLPGLKVNVKLQPHTQKLALEKKKEYEMSLSRWLPDYPDPMTYLEVFLSGSTVNNTGYANPEYDALIKKIKTELGNDEKARWKALQDAEKVLLDDAVIAPVFQRGLSYLQKPYVKELYVHQFGPATSLKWADVQK, encoded by the coding sequence ATGAAAAAGGTTGTTCGCTACTCATTAGTTAGTACTCTACTTGTATCTTCATTTTTAGTAGGCTGTGCTAAAGAAAAAACAGCTACAAAGCCGAAAGATGAGAAGAAAGTATTACAACTACTAGAAACGGGTGAAATTCCATCATTAAATTCAGGGAAAGTAACAGATGCGGTATCATTTAACGTTTTGAATAACGTAATGGAAGGGTTATTCCGTTTATCGAAAAATGATGAAGTGATTCAAGCGGGAGCACAAAAATATGAAGTGAGTAAAGATGGTAAGACATATACATTCCACTTACGTGATGCGAAATGGTCTAACGGAGATCCAGTAACAGCTCATGATTACGTATATGCTTGGAAGCAACTTATAAATCCAGATACAGCCTCTCAATATGCATATATCGCGTACGATGTGAAAAATGCGGAGAAGATAAATAAGAAACAATTAGGCTTAGAAGAATTAGGTGTGAAAGCAAAGGATGATAAAACGTTCGTTGTAGAGCTGGAACATCCTGTACCGTATTTTACGAAACTACTCATTTTACCATCTTTCTATCCAATTAATGAAAAATATGCGAAGGAGCAAGGTGATAAATACGGGTTAGAGGCAAATAAAGCGATATATAATGGGCCGTTTACATTATCAGAGTGGAAGCACGAAGCGAGCTTTACAATGAAGAAAAACGATAAATATTGGGATAAAAAAGAAGTGAAGTTAGATGAAGTAAACTATCAAATTGTTAAAGAAATTTCAACTGCGGTAAATTTATATGAGACAGATAAAGTTGATAGAGCTGTCATTTCAACAGAATTCGTAGATAAATATAAAAATAATAAAGAGTTGAAACAATATACAGATCCGGTTATGTATTTCTTCCGTTTCAATGAAAATGTGCCGATTCTTAAAAATAAAAATGCACGTCTTGCGCTAAGTACAGTGTTTGATAAAAAGGGCTTGGCGACATCATTTTTAAATGACGGATCAGTTGCTGCGAATTATTACGTACCAAAAGGATTTTTAAAAGGACCAGATAAGAAAGATTTTAGAAGTACGGCAGGTGAGTTTAATAAGACGGATGTAAAACAAGCGAAAGAATATTGGGAAAAGGCGAAGCAAGAGACAGGCACAAATGAAGTGACGTTAGAACTATTAAACTATGACTTAGAGAACTTTAAAAAGGTAGGCGAATATATTAAAGAACAGCTTGAGAAAAACTTACCGGGGCTAAAAGTAAATGTGAAATTACAACCACATACGCAAAAATTAGCGTTAGAGAAGAAAAAAGAATACGAAATGTCGTTATCACGTTGGTTACCTGATTATCCAGATCCAATGACATACTTAGAAGTTTTCCTTTCGGGAAGTACCGTAAATAATACAGGATATGCAAATCCAGAATATGATGCGTTAATTAAGAAGATTAAAACAGAATTAGGTAATGATGAAAAAGCTCGTTGGAAAGCACTGCAAGATGCGGAAAAAGTGCTCCTTGATGATGCGGTAATTGCACCAGTATTCCAGCGCGGTCTTTCTTACTTACAAAAACCATATGTGAAAGAATTATATGTACATCAATTCGGTCCAGCTACAAGTTTAAAATGGGCAGATGTACAAAAATAA
- the dltD gene encoding D-alanyl-lipoteichoic acid biosynthesis protein DltD yields MKMKHAFGPIILACVLFFIVLLIPSKSLVSLISDKKIEDAATSLQKEKLQSVFLQQKMLENSQYLPMYGSSEFLRMDAYHPSNYFRVNPAGFTPFLIGTGGTQSLAHILNMTSTMDELEGKKVVFVLSPQWFTKTGVSQGDFTNNFSKQQAYHFIFNDEIKPEMKKKIAKRLLDYKVVRKDAILSSSLESIVYNDTKHNIKAGLAKPLAYMYRNILDHRDLCNSLFKIEPMKEETNMGLRSLSWEDARKHAEQEGKVGSTTNTFGIENPYYYKHNLKKKLKGLKNFRANESYDDSPEYDDLQIVLDLFKEKNVKPLFISVPVNGPWYDYAGFPKERRDVYYNKVRDQVEKAGYPVVDFSSHEYDKYFLKDTIHLGWKGWIYFDEAVQKFYSEK; encoded by the coding sequence ATGAAGATGAAGCATGCTTTCGGACCAATTATTTTAGCCTGTGTACTCTTTTTCATTGTATTGCTTATTCCATCTAAGAGTTTAGTGTCACTAATAAGCGATAAAAAGATAGAAGATGCAGCAACTTCCTTACAAAAAGAGAAATTACAAAGTGTTTTCTTGCAACAGAAAATGTTAGAGAATTCGCAGTATTTACCGATGTATGGTTCATCAGAGTTTTTACGAATGGATGCATATCATCCATCTAACTATTTTAGAGTAAATCCAGCAGGTTTTACTCCATTTTTAATAGGGACTGGTGGTACGCAAAGCTTGGCTCATATATTAAATATGACGTCTACAATGGATGAATTAGAAGGTAAAAAGGTAGTCTTTGTTCTTTCACCACAATGGTTTACAAAAACCGGTGTATCACAAGGGGATTTTACAAATAATTTCTCCAAACAACAAGCCTATCACTTTATTTTTAATGACGAAATAAAGCCTGAAATGAAGAAAAAAATCGCGAAACGTTTACTAGATTATAAAGTTGTTCGTAAGGATGCGATATTAAGTAGTTCGCTAGAAAGTATTGTATATAACGATACAAAACATAACATAAAAGCTGGACTAGCTAAACCGCTAGCGTATATGTACCGGAACATTTTAGATCATCGAGATTTATGTAACTCTCTATTTAAGATCGAACCGATGAAAGAGGAAACAAATATGGGATTACGTTCGCTTTCTTGGGAAGATGCACGTAAACATGCGGAACAAGAAGGTAAAGTAGGATCCACAACAAATACATTCGGAATTGAAAATCCATATTATTATAAACATAATTTAAAGAAAAAATTAAAAGGTTTAAAAAACTTTAGAGCAAATGAATCGTATGATGATTCACCAGAATATGATGACTTACAAATTGTTTTAGATCTTTTCAAAGAAAAAAATGTAAAACCACTCTTTATTTCTGTGCCTGTAAACGGACCGTGGTATGATTACGCTGGTTTCCCAAAAGAACGTCGTGATGTGTATTACAATAAGGTTCGCGATCAAGTTGAGAAAGCGGGATACCCAGTAGTCGATTTTTCTAGCCATGAATATGATAAGTATTTCTTAAAAGATACGATTCATTTAGGCTGGAAAGGATGGATCTATTTTGATGAAGCAGTGCAGAAGTTTTACTCTGAAAAATAA
- a CDS encoding DinB family protein, whose amino-acid sequence MEKESILEKKLSLIDWCQTLKYVTNDVWFKPFRKGSWGTADVISHLIVWDEFLMKFRIPYFISGQSVSNVPTGVEEMNEGAIKYARSGISKEELLDQFSFTRKQLVDQINQIPAQNFNGDYQFGTKRVRLNDYFPSLIQHDLKHKEEIMQFIIYKQAYNKKPL is encoded by the coding sequence ATGGAGAAAGAAAGTATTCTAGAAAAAAAGTTAAGTCTAATAGATTGGTGCCAAACGTTGAAGTATGTAACTAATGATGTATGGTTTAAACCTTTTAGAAAAGGTTCATGGGGAACCGCGGATGTGATTTCACATTTAATCGTTTGGGATGAGTTTTTAATGAAGTTTAGAATTCCATACTTTATAAGCGGACAATCTGTATCCAATGTTCCAACAGGTGTTGAGGAAATGAATGAGGGTGCAATAAAATATGCGAGATCCGGTATTTCAAAAGAAGAACTATTAGATCAATTCAGCTTTACTCGTAAACAATTAGTTGATCAAATTAATCAAATTCCTGCCCAGAATTTTAATGGTGACTATCAATTCGGCACAAAAAGAGTGAGGTTAAACGATTATTTTCCATCACTCATTCAGCATGACTTAAAGCATAAAGAAGAAATAATGCAATTTATAATATATAAACAAGCCTATAATAAAAAACCGCTATAA
- a CDS encoding DedA family protein gives MLSSFIHSVLTFFEGLGYWGIMLGLMIEIIPSEIVLAYAGYLVFNGSISFVGAVIFGTIGGVIAQIFVYWIGRYGGRPVLERYGKYIFIHKKQMDAAEDWFNRYGTGVIFTARFIPIVRHAISIPAGITKMPLLRFTTLTALAIIPWSIIFIYLGEKLGENWENINDIAGPYVKSFAIGGVVLILLYFVIKKWTKKRKNLA, from the coding sequence ATGTTAAGTAGTTTTATTCATTCAGTATTAACATTTTTTGAGGGATTAGGTTATTGGGGCATAATGCTTGGACTTATGATTGAAATTATTCCAAGTGAGATTGTCCTTGCTTATGCGGGATACTTAGTATTCAATGGTAGTATCTCATTTGTAGGCGCAGTTATATTCGGTACAATTGGTGGGGTTATTGCCCAAATCTTTGTTTACTGGATTGGTCGATATGGTGGTCGCCCTGTATTAGAACGTTACGGTAAGTATATTTTCATACATAAAAAACAAATGGATGCTGCTGAAGATTGGTTTAATCGTTACGGAACTGGCGTAATTTTCACTGCACGTTTCATTCCTATCGTTCGTCATGCGATATCAATTCCTGCTGGTATTACAAAAATGCCATTACTACGTTTCACTACATTAACAGCACTTGCGATCATCCCTTGGTCTATCATTTTCATTTATTTAGGTGAGAAACTAGGTGAAAATTGGGAGAATATTAACGATATTGCTGGACCGTATGTGAAATCGTTCGCTATCGGTGGCGTTGTACTTATACTTTTATATTTCGTAATAAAAAAGTGGACAAAAAAACGTAAAAATCTTGCTTAA
- a CDS encoding DUF1836 domain-containing protein, whose amino-acid sequence METFHLTRNEMATLLLSLRGWNTKKPLGILQEAWAKSHKKDIESGQSVTAFITTALSPIFEKLIKIDDTDVGFSLNEIVALGNQIENTSFSVTAMQNWVKRDIKEMIGSPQKGKKYSIEQAALLFIVEDLKTALDFESIRKLLRLIVNDPADRSDDLINPLHLYVAYSSLFEELNQGNCLQLNATDTVHTIENIVKEKADKIASKFDQINNEQREAIRNAIIIATLSVHTAYVQMLAKRYVTATLFLQNLDVKP is encoded by the coding sequence ATGGAAACATTTCATCTCACACGAAACGAAATGGCAACGCTCCTTCTATCACTAAGAGGATGGAATACGAAGAAGCCTCTCGGCATTTTACAAGAAGCTTGGGCAAAGTCACATAAAAAAGATATTGAAAGCGGACAAAGCGTTACTGCTTTTATTACAACCGCACTTTCACCTATTTTTGAAAAATTGATTAAGATTGACGATACGGATGTCGGTTTTTCTTTAAATGAAATAGTTGCGCTTGGCAATCAGATTGAAAACACGAGTTTCTCTGTAACTGCTATGCAAAACTGGGTGAAACGAGATATAAAAGAAATGATTGGCTCACCTCAAAAAGGGAAAAAATACTCAATCGAACAAGCAGCATTACTATTCATTGTCGAAGATTTAAAAACAGCGCTTGATTTTGAATCTATTCGCAAACTATTACGACTCATCGTAAATGACCCGGCCGATCGAAGTGATGATTTAATTAATCCTCTTCATTTATATGTAGCTTATTCTTCTTTATTTGAAGAACTGAATCAAGGGAATTGCTTACAACTAAATGCTACAGATACAGTTCATACGATCGAAAATATCGTAAAAGAAAAAGCTGATAAAATAGCAAGTAAGTTCGATCAAATTAATAACGAACAACGCGAAGCAATTCGTAACGCTATTATTATCGCCACACTTTCTGTACATACCGCTTATGTACAAATGCTAGCGAAACGATATGTGACAGCAACATTATTTTTACAAAATTTAGATGTGAAACCTTAA
- a CDS encoding YxcD family protein, translating to METIKISEQELINALCVYIAEKRQVGPEEVSVELMYDDDYGFSAEVEVNGRQQILIQANLIEALRLLLDREYNVNSFAARLQLELDDEEGIYALAKFNNSDE from the coding sequence ATGGAAACAATAAAAATTTCTGAACAAGAACTTATAAATGCACTTTGCGTATATATCGCTGAAAAACGACAAGTTGGTCCAGAAGAAGTTTCAGTTGAACTAATGTATGATGATGACTACGGTTTCTCTGCAGAAGTAGAGGTAAATGGTCGCCAGCAAATTTTAATTCAAGCAAACTTAATCGAAGCACTACGCTTGTTGCTTGATCGAGAATACAACGTCAATTCATTTGCAGCAAGATTGCAACTTGAATTAGATGATGAAGAAGGCATTTACGCATTAGCGAAATTTAATAACTCGGACGAGTAG
- a CDS encoding NAD(P)/FAD-dependent oxidoreductase, with protein sequence MIDVIIIGAGPAGLSASISCARFGLNVLVIDEFMKPGGRLLGQLHQEPTGEWWNGIEESKRLHEEAKSLSVDIRCGVSVYNLDKDESCWFVHTNIGTLEAPFVLIATGAAEYSIPLPGWTLPGVMSIGAAQVMTNVHRVQVGKKGIIIGANILSFAILNELQLAGITVDHIVIPEKSELSQKAGEPEEVLKSLLNAAHLAPSPFLRIGSRFMKYDWIRKAGLTFYPNSGMKINGTPLHLRKAALEIIGTDQVEGVRVANIDSKGNIINGSEKIYEADFVCIAGGLYPLAELAAVAGCPFHYIPELGGHVPLHSEEMETPLPGLFVAGNITGIESGKIAMVQGTVAGLSVAKHASEKLDVVDQQLQQAIQNVHSVRQKAAIQFNPMIDVGRRKMNELWRDYSSTYAHTKKSC encoded by the coding sequence ATGATCGATGTAATTATTATTGGTGCAGGACCAGCAGGATTATCAGCTTCCATCTCTTGTGCACGTTTTGGACTTAACGTACTTGTTATTGATGAATTTATGAAGCCGGGCGGGAGATTGTTAGGACAGTTGCATCAAGAGCCTACTGGGGAATGGTGGAACGGAATAGAAGAATCAAAACGTCTTCACGAAGAAGCAAAATCCCTATCAGTCGATATTCGGTGCGGTGTTTCCGTATATAATTTAGATAAAGATGAGAGTTGTTGGTTCGTGCATACAAATATCGGTACGTTAGAAGCACCGTTCGTACTAATTGCTACTGGGGCTGCGGAGTATTCTATTCCCCTACCCGGTTGGACACTTCCAGGGGTTATGTCAATTGGCGCAGCTCAAGTTATGACAAATGTTCACCGCGTTCAAGTTGGTAAAAAGGGAATCATTATCGGTGCTAATATTTTGTCATTCGCCATTTTAAACGAATTGCAATTAGCTGGCATCACAGTGGATCATATTGTAATCCCTGAAAAAAGCGAGTTAAGCCAAAAGGCCGGTGAACCAGAAGAAGTTTTAAAATCGCTCTTAAATGCGGCTCACCTCGCCCCATCTCCCTTCCTACGTATAGGTAGCCGTTTTATGAAATATGATTGGATTCGAAAAGCTGGATTAACATTTTATCCAAATAGCGGCATGAAAATAAACGGGACGCCGCTTCATCTTCGTAAAGCTGCACTTGAAATTATCGGTACAGATCAAGTAGAGGGTGTACGTGTTGCTAACATTGACTCTAAAGGGAATATTATTAACGGATCAGAAAAGATCTATGAGGCAGACTTCGTTTGTATAGCCGGAGGTTTATATCCGCTTGCTGAGCTTGCCGCTGTAGCAGGATGCCCTTTCCATTACATTCCAGAATTAGGCGGACATGTTCCACTTCATTCAGAAGAAATGGAAACCCCTCTTCCAGGTTTATTTGTAGCTGGAAATATTACTGGCATTGAAAGCGGAAAAATCGCGATGGTGCAAGGGACAGTTGCAGGTCTATCTGTCGCTAAACATGCAAGTGAGAAACTTGACGTAGTCGACCAACAATTACAACAAGCAATTCAAAACGTTCACTCTGTTCGTCAAAAAGCAGCGATTCAATTTAATCCAATGATTGATGTTGGTAGACGGAAGATGAATGAACTTTGGCGTGATTATTCTTCTACATATGCACATACTAAAAAGAGCTGCTGA
- a CDS encoding (2Fe-2S)-binding protein translates to MSRITNHPILGNLNNNQHITFQFNGQQYEAYEHETIAAALLANGIRTLRVHEDSGTPRGIYCNIGHCSECRVTVNNQTNVRACLTVVENDMVVDSGKQHPNIVREMVKKR, encoded by the coding sequence ATGAGTAGAATTACAAATCACCCTATTTTAGGTAATTTAAATAATAATCAGCACATCACTTTTCAATTTAACGGTCAACAATACGAAGCATATGAACATGAAACGATAGCGGCCGCTCTACTTGCAAACGGAATAAGAACGTTAAGAGTACATGAAGATAGCGGAACTCCGCGAGGTATTTATTGTAATATCGGGCATTGTTCTGAATGCCGCGTGACTGTAAACAATCAAACGAATGTACGAGCTTGCTTAACTGTAGTTGAAAACGATATGGTTGTTGACAGCGGAAAACAGCATCCAAATATCGTGAGAGAGATGGTGAAAAAGCGATGA
- a CDS encoding (2Fe-2S)-binding protein yields the protein MTNKENLIVCRCEEVTYGQLQSTIAEYNCSARELKLRTRAGMGFCGGRTCRMTIERMVENANPNISQNEIPLKYQPPVRAVTFGAVGENHE from the coding sequence ATGACGAATAAAGAGAACTTAATTGTTTGTCGTTGTGAAGAAGTTACATACGGACAACTTCAATCGACAATTGCTGAATATAATTGCTCAGCTCGTGAGCTAAAACTAAGAACACGTGCTGGTATGGGTTTTTGCGGCGGTAGAACATGTAGAATGACGATAGAACGAATGGTAGAAAATGCGAATCCTAACATATCCCAAAATGAAATTCCATTAAAATATCAACCACCCGTGCGTGCAGTTACTTTTGGAGCGGTAGGTGAAAATCATGAGTAG
- a CDS encoding sigma-54 interaction domain-containing protein, with protein sequence MAFSFPTIKELIKILSIDCTSIVKRMKQVGEKFYYLHSPTEEWRCAVIYEDDSFTTLIDAFSHELAVVIIKENQEPLCCITAQQMIPFLYKYYNELLAFYNTVIQTSDSSVTVIDDKECVRTWTDGAEKIFSVNHNEIIGQPITRFFDYKDLEILQSLHDGKSIIAQFHQPRPDLFVLINSNPVYCNDEIIGAVVSETDVTNQVALNEKLFNMSHEMHRLEQEVAKYKDTSDPFLAMNGKSPVIQRTIQLARKVCSVKSTVLILGESGVGKEVFAKAIHEASETANAPFISINCGAIPEALFESELFGYERGAFSGANSKGKKGKIELAQGGTLFLDEIGEMPLDMQVKLLRVLQERKYYRVGGEKEINIDFRIIAATNRDLQEEMRKGTFREDLYYRLNVVSLLIPPLRERREDIIELTYSFLNDFSINYNRPIRDLPSNIMHELLHYNWPGNIRELRNVVERLVVFATDGIIKQEYLPFHTNETLDNHTAQSLLLSNNNTILSLQEEMDEHEKKVIERALRILDGNKLECAKQLGVTRATLYNRLKRLGLQ encoded by the coding sequence ATGGCATTTTCATTCCCAACAATAAAAGAGTTAATAAAAATTTTGTCAATTGATTGTACAAGTATCGTTAAGCGCATGAAACAGGTAGGTGAAAAATTTTATTACCTCCATTCACCTACTGAGGAATGGAGGTGCGCAGTTATATATGAAGATGACTCTTTCACTACTTTAATCGACGCATTTTCTCATGAACTAGCCGTTGTCATCATTAAAGAAAATCAAGAGCCTTTATGCTGTATAACTGCTCAGCAAATGATTCCTTTTCTTTATAAGTATTACAATGAACTACTAGCTTTTTATAACACTGTTATTCAAACGTCTGATTCTTCTGTTACAGTCATCGACGATAAAGAATGCGTTCGTACTTGGACAGATGGCGCTGAAAAGATTTTTTCAGTGAACCATAATGAAATTATCGGACAACCCATTACCCGTTTTTTTGATTATAAAGATTTAGAAATTCTGCAATCATTACATGACGGAAAAAGCATAATTGCTCAGTTCCATCAGCCACGTCCAGATTTGTTCGTATTAATTAATTCAAACCCAGTTTATTGTAACGATGAAATTATAGGAGCAGTCGTTTCTGAAACTGATGTTACAAATCAAGTCGCTTTGAATGAAAAACTATTTAATATGTCGCATGAAATGCACCGATTAGAACAAGAAGTAGCAAAATATAAAGATACATCCGATCCTTTCCTTGCGATGAATGGAAAAAGCCCTGTTATACAAAGAACGATTCAATTAGCTAGAAAGGTTTGTTCAGTGAAATCCACGGTTTTAATACTCGGAGAAAGCGGAGTTGGAAAAGAAGTGTTTGCGAAAGCAATTCATGAAGCAAGTGAGACAGCAAATGCCCCTTTCATTTCAATTAACTGCGGCGCAATCCCAGAAGCGTTATTTGAAAGTGAATTATTTGGTTACGAGCGCGGGGCTTTTTCTGGTGCAAATAGTAAAGGTAAGAAAGGTAAAATAGAACTCGCACAAGGTGGTACTTTGTTCCTCGATGAAATAGGTGAAATGCCGCTCGATATGCAAGTGAAGCTTTTACGTGTACTGCAAGAACGAAAGTATTACCGAGTTGGCGGAGAAAAAGAAATAAATATTGATTTCCGCATTATCGCTGCTACAAACCGTGATTTACAAGAAGAAATGAGAAAAGGAACTTTCCGAGAAGATTTATACTATCGCTTAAATGTAGTTAGCTTGCTTATTCCACCGCTGCGCGAAAGACGAGAGGATATTATCGAATTGACGTACTCCTTTTTAAACGATTTTTCAATAAACTATAACAGGCCTATTCGAGACTTACCTTCAAATATTATGCATGAACTACTTCATTACAATTGGCCTGGTAATATTCGCGAGCTCCGAAACGTAGTTGAAAGACTCGTCGTATTTGCGACAGACGGCATTATTAAACAAGAATATTTACCATTTCATACAAATGAAACTTTAGACAATCATACAGCTCAATCCCTATTACTCAGCAACAATAATACGATTCTTTCTTTACAAGAAGAAATGGATGAGCACGAGAAAAAGGTAATTGAAAGAGCTTTACGCATTTTAGATGGTAATAAATTAGAATGTGCGAAACAACTTGGCGTAACGAGGGCCACTTTATATAACCGTTTAAAAAGACTAGGGTTACAATAA